In Cotesia glomerata isolate CgM1 linkage group LG1, MPM_Cglom_v2.3, whole genome shotgun sequence, one genomic interval encodes:
- the LOC123264257 gene encoding odorant receptor 85c-like isoform X2, producing MLNKVNQNDDFNVLVTRILIYLNRIKFWDKSSFEISFKKLSNICFNISLITLSFFLILSIAVDIKNSHDLSSFAKLDPLCFHLIGFSKWITGLFHLNEIKDLVLRMKRCHKLCLNYNESEMDYQHYNTKIIKFNNYMKKFTYLWLLICVGGMIQWCFNPIIQDFLLEFFCEKKINSSSSRTLPFPGAFPWIIDSTLRYILTFTFQFFSSLSTAFELAVFDVLNVILLANVCFNFQHLNEILAKNHADIMIVRFSSSDKSHLKLKTKLKNCILHHQEVLIFIAKLKDVFSYPMFIVCLDSTIALCLVSFEASTIKINSSVESITKLINMVQYWIGIVTELFIYCFLATKIEDLGLKTADAIYVCNWEQSMVNYRDNFIGEHRDEILEINQMVKFSIMRAQKPIIINGGLFYVLSLQTFKATKM from the exons TACTTGTAACacgtattttaatttatttaaaccgtATTAAATTTTGGGACAAGAGTTCTTTcgaaatatcatttaaaaaactatcaaatatttgttttaatattagtTTGATTACTCTAAGCTTCTTTCTGATACTGTCAATAGCTGTCGACATTAAAAACAGTCATGACTTATCAAGCTTCGCTAAATTGGATCCACTTTGCTTTCATTTAATTGGATTTTCCAAGTGGATCACCGGGTTGTTTCATTTAAATGAGATCAAGGACTTAGTTTTGAGAATGAAACGCTGTCATAAGCTTTGTTTGAATTATAATGAAAGTGAAATGG ACTATCAGCattataatacaaaaataataaaatttaacaactaCATGAAGAAATTTACATACTTATGGCTGCTTATTTGCGTCGGAGGAATGATCCAGTGGTGTTTCAATCCAATAATCCAAGATTTTCTCCTCGAATTTTTTTGCGAAAAAAAGATCAATTCTAGCAGCTCAAGAACTTTGCCATTTCCGGGGGCGTTTCCGTGGATAATTGACAGTACTTTGAGGTATATTTTGACATTTACTTTTCAGTTTTTCAGTTCGCTTTCAACCGCTTTTGAATTGGCGGTTTTTGACGTGCTGAATGTCATTCTTTTGGCGAACGTCTGCTTTAACTTCCAAcatttgaatgaaattttgGCGAAAAATCACGCGGATATCATGATCGTGAG ATTTTCTAGCAGCGACAAATCGCATTTGAAGTTAAAAACAAAGCTGAAAAATTGCATTCTACACCACCAAGAAGTTTTGAT atttattgcAAAACTAAAAGATGTTTTCAGCTACCCAATGTTCATAGTTTGCTTAGACAGCACAATTGCATTGTGCTTGGTGTCTTTTGAAGCgtcaacaattaaaattaat TCAAGTGTGGAAAGCATCactaaattgataaatatggTGCAATACTGGATAGGTATTGTcactgaattatttatttattgttttctcgCCACGAAAATTGAAGACCTG GGTTTGAAAACAGCGGATGCAATTTATGTGTGCAATTGGGAACAATCTATGGTTAATTATCGCGACAACTTTATAGGAGAACACAGGGATGAAATTTTGGAAATCAACCAGATGGTTAAGTTTAGTATCATGCGTGCTCAAAAGCCTATTATCATCAACGGAGGACTGTTTTACGTTTTGTCTTTGCAAACTTTCAAAGCC acgaAAATGTAG
- the LOC123262985 gene encoding COA8 family protein CBG23705, mitochondrial encodes MKCVKFTNVRKLCTYQKLNYFYDNKRRNLLEQTSNLKNESQERDIIGPPDEVSNLRPIIFVKPSNESKLEKKYREAREATQSWNKKFWFDHNSKFIKERKEFQKELEANGNKSITADEMSIFYKNFLDKNWKNHFNYNISWYQQNIRILFLELKVRLSKFKFK; translated from the exons ATGAAGtgtgtaaaatttacaaacgTTAGAAAATTATGTacttatcaaaaattgaattatttttatgataacaAACGGAGAAATTTattg GAGCAAACTTCTAACCTAAAAAATGAATCGCAAGAAAGAGACATTATTGGACCGCCGGATGAAGTTTCTAATTTACGGccgattatttttgttaaaccATCTAATGAAagtaaattagaaaaaaaatatcgtgaaGCTAGAGAAGCAACTCAGAgttggaataaaaaattttggtttgaTCATAACTCCAAATTTATCAAG gaaaGGAAGGAATTTCAAAAAGAACTGGAAGCTAATGGGAATAAATCAATAACAGCTGATGAAATGTCGATATTTTACAAGAATTTCTTGGataaaaactggaaaaatcactttaattataacatttcATGGTATCAACAAAATATTCGAATACTTTTTCTAGAACTTAAAGTtagattatcaaaatttaaatttaaataa
- the LOC123263304 gene encoding odorant receptor 13a-like — protein sequence MIIVLVANLCIIIGETVAIKDCKDLTGLVKQINPICFHTIGLFKCICIFTNIDGINELISQSLCCDRLLLRLSRKKTELEEYKKIMTNFSRQIKKHSYTWLFFLMSTMFEWFIVPLFHLVYILAYQKDQITASLFEDHKITMISLPWKINNLLKYSLTFGFHLTNGVFSTLELWFSDMLHVFFLINICVNLKYFNRMMKKKNFPIENLKEFLIIHRENFELAEKIKVVFSNLLLITCLECMTALCLVSVETSTFKVNLTFQSILRLISLVKYWVGTSIELFIFCYLATVIDTLSTQSAEAIYDCNWEELVYNNSFNKNRRKEIIKKGKMIKFMLMRSQKHIIMTGRSISVFSMQSFETIVKFSLANALIVRRFAMKS from the exons ATGATAATAGTGTTAGTTGCAAATTTGTGTATTATAATCGGCGAAACTGTTGCGATAAAAGACTGCAAAGATTTGACAGGACTTGTCAAACAAATCAACCCTATTTGTTTTCATACTATAGGATTGTTCAAATGTATCTGCATATTTACGAATATTGACGGCATTAATGAGTTAATTAGTCAAAGTTTGTGCTGCGATCGACTGCTCTTGAGATTAAGTCGAAAAAAAACag AACTTgaagaatacaaaaaaataatgacgaATTTTTCTcggcaaataaaaaaacattcatACACATGgctgttttttttaatgtcgaCAATGTTCGAGTGGTTTATAGTCCCACTGTTTCACCTCGTTTACATTCTTGCGTATCAAAAAGACCAAATTACCGCATCTTTATTCGAAGATcataaaataacaatgattTCACTGCCctggaaaattaataatttgctAAAGTATTCTTTAACTTTTGGGTTTCATCTAACCAACGGAGTTTTTTCCACTTTGGAACTTTGGTTCAGCGACATGCTGCatgtttttttcttgattaacATCTGCGTAAATTTGAAATACTTCAACAGGatgatgaagaagaaaaattttcctattgaaaatttaaaggaatttttaataattcaccgagaaaattttga gcttgctgaaaaaataaaagtggtTTTCAGTAATTTATTGCTTATTACCTGTCTTGAATGTATGACTGCTTTGTGCCTGGTATCGGTTGAAACATCAACATTTAAAGTTAAT TTGACCTTTCAGTCAATTCTCAGGTTAATAAGCCTCGTGAAGTACTGGGTTGGTACATCCATTGAGTTATTCATTTTCTGTTATTTGGCGACAGTAATTGACACTctg agCACCCAGTCTGCTGAAGCAATTTACGATTGCAATTGGGAAGAATTAGTTTACAATaatagtttcaataaaaatcgacggaaagaaataataaaaaaaggaaaaatgataaaattcatGCTGATGCGTTCCCAAAAACATATTATCATGACCGGAAGATCAATTAGCGTTTTTTCTATGCAATCATTTGAAACT attgtTAAATTCTCATTAGCCAACGCTCTGATAGTGCGTCGCTTCGCTATGAAAAGttga
- the LOC123274289 gene encoding transmembrane GTPase Marf isoform X2, whose product MAAYINRTVSMIGGDSQLRVNDIRTDNSPLQIFVKAKKKINDIFGEIEVYVKETVDFMQTLQNDRNVINAEEVDNIQSYIDRVHGIRDVLKRDHMKVAFFGRTSNGKSTVINAMLRDKILPSGIGHTTNCFLQVEGSENGESYLMTEGSNKKQSVESVGQLGHALCKEKLCESNLVRIFWPKEKCLLLRDDVVFVDSPGVDVTPNLDEWIDKHCLDADVFVLVANAESTLMVTEKNFFHKVSTKLSKPNIFILNNRWDASASEPEFLDEVRAQHQERAVEFLARELKVYSLKDAEDRIFFISAKETLQARMQEQLGNPAHNGAIVQQGFQNRYFEFQDFERKFEECISKSAVKTKFEQHSQRGKHIATEIRQTLDEVLNRAQRIRIEQLAVQKEVNDKLNYTEDQLGLVTKEMKEKIHRVVEDVEQRVSKALNAEIRRLFSLVNDFNVRFHAEPLVLNVYKRELHSYVESGLGSNLRAQLSSVLASNMESSQREMTSRMACLLPENKQQLCLNILPRREPFEVLYRLNCENLCADFHEDLEFRFSWGITAMINRFYGKQGNKLAIANYPQDIPPSITSPTDSVDSIKYITNPINFSPRNDDWSLASRVAISSIVSQGTMGGLIIAGFMLKTVGWRLIAVTGAIYGSLYLYERLTWTNRAKEREFKRQYVAHATKKLRLIVDLTSANCSHQVQQELSSTFARLCHLVDESNTEMNSELQKITETLRSLETAVTNAKVLRNKANYLANELELFDAAYIKSLN is encoded by the exons atggCTGCCTACATCAATCGAACAGTCTCAATGATTGGAGGAGACAGCCAGCTTCGTGTTAATGATATCAGAACTGATAATTCTCCTCTTCAGATTTTCGTCaaagctaagaaaaaaattaatgacataTTTGGGGAAATAGAAGTTTATGTTAAGGAGACTGTGGATTTTATGCAAA cactTCAAAATGATCGTAATGTCATTAATGCAGAAGAGGTTGACAATATTCAGAGTTACATCGACAGAGTACATGGAATACGAGATGTTCTTAAGCGAGATCACATGAAAGTAGCATTTTTTGGacg AACAAGTAATGGAAAAAGTACTGTAATAAATGCGATGTTAAGGGATAAAATTTTGCCAAGTGGTATAGGACATACGACCAACTGTTTCCTCCAAGTAGAAGGCTCTGAAAATGGCGAGTCATATTTAATGACCGAAGGttccaataaaaaacaatCCGTCGAGTCAGTTGGTCAGCTAGGCCATGCACTgtgtaaagaaaaattgtgTGAGAGCAATCTGGTGCGGATATTCTGGCCAAAAGAAAAGTGTCTTCTTCTAAGAGACGACGTTGTATTTGTCGACAGTCCTGGAGTCGATGTTACACCGAACCTTGATGAGTGGATCGATAAACATTGCTTAGATGCTGATGTGTTTGTTTTGGTTGCTAACGCCGAATCGACGTTGATGGTCAct gaaaaaaattttttccacaaAGTTTCGACGAAATTATCAAAaccaaacatttttattttgaacaaTCGATGGGATGCATCTGCATCTGAACCGGAATTTCTTGACGAA gtgAGAGCACAACATCAGGAACGAGCTGTTGAATTCTTGGCACGCGAACTCAAAGTTTATTCATTGAAAGATGCTGAAGATCGAATTTTCTTCATCTCTGCTAAGGAAACTCTTCAGGCACGTATGCAGGAACAACTTGGGAACCCTGCTCAca atgGTGCAATAGTCCAGCAAGGTTTCCAAAATCGGTATTTCGAGTTCCAGGATTtcgaaagaaaatttgaagagtGTATTTCCAAGTCTGCGGTAAAAACTAAGTTTGAACAACATTCACAAAGAGGCAAACATATCGCGAC ggaAATCCGTCAGACATTGGATGAAGTACTGAATCGCGCTCAAAGAATTCGTATCGAACAATTAGCAGTTCAAAAAGAAGTTAACGATAAACTTAATTATACTGAAGACCAATTAGGATTAGTCACGAAAGAGATGAAGGAAAAAATTCACAGAGTCGTTGAGGATGTTGAACAACGTGTATCAAAAGCTTTGAACGCTGAAATACGGCGTTTGTTTTCTTTGGTAAATGACTTTAACGTGCGTTTCCACGCAGAGCCACTTGTTTTGAATGTTTACAAACGTGAGCTTCATTCTTACGTCGAGAGTGGATTGg GTTCTAATTTAAGGGCTCAACTGAGCTCAGTACTAGCCTCTAATATGGAGTCTTCTCAGCGTGAAATGACTAGTCGAATGGCTTGTTTACTTCCGGAAAATAAACAACAATTATGTTTGAATATTTTGCCTAGAAGAGAACCATTTGAAGTTTTGTACCGTCTTAATTGTGAGAATCTTTGTGCAGATTTTCATGAAGATTTGGAGTTTAGATTTTCGTGGGGTATTACTGCAATGATTAATCGCTTTTATGGAAAGCAAGGAAATAAATTAGCTATTGCTAATTATCCTCAAGAt ATTCCACCATCAATAACATCACCAACTGACAGTGTAgactcaataaaatatataaccAATCCCATAAATTTCTCACCTCGTAATGACGACTGGTCACTAGCATCCCGAGTCGCTATTTCGTCTATAGTGTCTCAAGGAACGATGGGAGGGTTAATAATTGCTGGATTT aTGCTAAAAACAGTCGGCTGGAGATTGATCGCAGTCACTGGAGCTATTTACGGATCTTTGTATCTTTACGAACGACTTACATGGACAAACAGAGCCAAGGAGCGTGAATTTAAGCGCCAATATGTAGCTCACGCTACCAAAAAATTGAGATTGATTGTCGACCTCACTTCTGCAAATTGCAGTCATCAAGTTCAACa agaaTTATCGAGTACGTTCGCTCGATTGTGCCACTTGGTCGATGAATCTAACACAGAAATGAACTcagaattacaaaaaataacagAAACTTTACGGTCCCTCGAAACAGCAGTAACAAATGCTAAAGTTTTACGAAACAAAGCGAATTATCTCGCCAACGAACTCGAGCTATTCGACGCAGCTTACATTAAatcgttaaattaa
- the LOC123274289 gene encoding transmembrane GTPase Marf isoform X1 gives MAAYINRTVSMIGGDSQLRVNDIRTDNSPLQIFVKAKKKINDIFGEIEVYVKETVDFMQTLQNDRNVINAEEVDNIQSYIDRVHGIRDVLKRDHMKVAFFGRTSNGKSTVINAMLRDKILPSGIGHTTNCFLQVEGSENGESYLMTEGSNKKQSVESVGQLGHALCKEKLCESNLVRIFWPKEKCLLLRDDVVFVDSPGVDVTPNLDEWIDKHCLDADVFVLVANAESTLMVTEKNFFHKVSTKLSKPNIFILNNRWDASASEPEFLDELANEQKEVRAQHQERAVEFLARELKVYSLKDAEDRIFFISAKETLQARMQEQLGNPAHNGAIVQQGFQNRYFEFQDFERKFEECISKSAVKTKFEQHSQRGKHIATEIRQTLDEVLNRAQRIRIEQLAVQKEVNDKLNYTEDQLGLVTKEMKEKIHRVVEDVEQRVSKALNAEIRRLFSLVNDFNVRFHAEPLVLNVYKRELHSYVESGLGSNLRAQLSSVLASNMESSQREMTSRMACLLPENKQQLCLNILPRREPFEVLYRLNCENLCADFHEDLEFRFSWGITAMINRFYGKQGNKLAIANYPQDIPPSITSPTDSVDSIKYITNPINFSPRNDDWSLASRVAISSIVSQGTMGGLIIAGFMLKTVGWRLIAVTGAIYGSLYLYERLTWTNRAKEREFKRQYVAHATKKLRLIVDLTSANCSHQVQQELSSTFARLCHLVDESNTEMNSELQKITETLRSLETAVTNAKVLRNKANYLANELELFDAAYIKSLN, from the exons atggCTGCCTACATCAATCGAACAGTCTCAATGATTGGAGGAGACAGCCAGCTTCGTGTTAATGATATCAGAACTGATAATTCTCCTCTTCAGATTTTCGTCaaagctaagaaaaaaattaatgacataTTTGGGGAAATAGAAGTTTATGTTAAGGAGACTGTGGATTTTATGCAAA cactTCAAAATGATCGTAATGTCATTAATGCAGAAGAGGTTGACAATATTCAGAGTTACATCGACAGAGTACATGGAATACGAGATGTTCTTAAGCGAGATCACATGAAAGTAGCATTTTTTGGacg AACAAGTAATGGAAAAAGTACTGTAATAAATGCGATGTTAAGGGATAAAATTTTGCCAAGTGGTATAGGACATACGACCAACTGTTTCCTCCAAGTAGAAGGCTCTGAAAATGGCGAGTCATATTTAATGACCGAAGGttccaataaaaaacaatCCGTCGAGTCAGTTGGTCAGCTAGGCCATGCACTgtgtaaagaaaaattgtgTGAGAGCAATCTGGTGCGGATATTCTGGCCAAAAGAAAAGTGTCTTCTTCTAAGAGACGACGTTGTATTTGTCGACAGTCCTGGAGTCGATGTTACACCGAACCTTGATGAGTGGATCGATAAACATTGCTTAGATGCTGATGTGTTTGTTTTGGTTGCTAACGCCGAATCGACGTTGATGGTCAct gaaaaaaattttttccacaaAGTTTCGACGAAATTATCAAAaccaaacatttttattttgaacaaTCGATGGGATGCATCTGCATCTGAACCGGAATTTCTTGACGAA CTGGCCAATGAACAAAAAGAA gtgAGAGCACAACATCAGGAACGAGCTGTTGAATTCTTGGCACGCGAACTCAAAGTTTATTCATTGAAAGATGCTGAAGATCGAATTTTCTTCATCTCTGCTAAGGAAACTCTTCAGGCACGTATGCAGGAACAACTTGGGAACCCTGCTCAca atgGTGCAATAGTCCAGCAAGGTTTCCAAAATCGGTATTTCGAGTTCCAGGATTtcgaaagaaaatttgaagagtGTATTTCCAAGTCTGCGGTAAAAACTAAGTTTGAACAACATTCACAAAGAGGCAAACATATCGCGAC ggaAATCCGTCAGACATTGGATGAAGTACTGAATCGCGCTCAAAGAATTCGTATCGAACAATTAGCAGTTCAAAAAGAAGTTAACGATAAACTTAATTATACTGAAGACCAATTAGGATTAGTCACGAAAGAGATGAAGGAAAAAATTCACAGAGTCGTTGAGGATGTTGAACAACGTGTATCAAAAGCTTTGAACGCTGAAATACGGCGTTTGTTTTCTTTGGTAAATGACTTTAACGTGCGTTTCCACGCAGAGCCACTTGTTTTGAATGTTTACAAACGTGAGCTTCATTCTTACGTCGAGAGTGGATTGg GTTCTAATTTAAGGGCTCAACTGAGCTCAGTACTAGCCTCTAATATGGAGTCTTCTCAGCGTGAAATGACTAGTCGAATGGCTTGTTTACTTCCGGAAAATAAACAACAATTATGTTTGAATATTTTGCCTAGAAGAGAACCATTTGAAGTTTTGTACCGTCTTAATTGTGAGAATCTTTGTGCAGATTTTCATGAAGATTTGGAGTTTAGATTTTCGTGGGGTATTACTGCAATGATTAATCGCTTTTATGGAAAGCAAGGAAATAAATTAGCTATTGCTAATTATCCTCAAGAt ATTCCACCATCAATAACATCACCAACTGACAGTGTAgactcaataaaatatataaccAATCCCATAAATTTCTCACCTCGTAATGACGACTGGTCACTAGCATCCCGAGTCGCTATTTCGTCTATAGTGTCTCAAGGAACGATGGGAGGGTTAATAATTGCTGGATTT aTGCTAAAAACAGTCGGCTGGAGATTGATCGCAGTCACTGGAGCTATTTACGGATCTTTGTATCTTTACGAACGACTTACATGGACAAACAGAGCCAAGGAGCGTGAATTTAAGCGCCAATATGTAGCTCACGCTACCAAAAAATTGAGATTGATTGTCGACCTCACTTCTGCAAATTGCAGTCATCAAGTTCAACa agaaTTATCGAGTACGTTCGCTCGATTGTGCCACTTGGTCGATGAATCTAACACAGAAATGAACTcagaattacaaaaaataacagAAACTTTACGGTCCCTCGAAACAGCAGTAACAAATGCTAAAGTTTTACGAAACAAAGCGAATTATCTCGCCAACGAACTCGAGCTATTCGACGCAGCTTACATTAAatcgttaaattaa
- the LOC123264257 gene encoding odorant receptor 85c-like isoform X1, with product MLNKVNQNDDFNVLVTRILIYLNRIKFWDKSSFEISFKKLSNICFNISLITLSFFLILSIAVDIKNSHDLSSFAKLDPLCFHLIGFSKWITGLFHLNEIKDLVLRMKRCHKLCLNYNESEMDYQHYNTKIIKFNNYMKKFTYLWLLICVGGMIQWCFNPIIQDFLLEFFCEKKINSSSSRTLPFPGAFPWIIDSTLRYILTFTFQFFSSLSTAFELAVFDVLNVILLANVCFNFQHLNEILAKNHADIMIVRFSSSDKSHLKLKTKLKNCILHHQEVLIFIAKLKDVFSYPMFIVCLDSTIALCLVSFEASTIKINSSVESITKLINMVQYWIGIVTELFIYCFLATKIEDLGLKTADAIYVCNWEQSMVNYRDNFIGEHRDEILEINQMVKFSIMRAQKPIIINGGLFYVLSLQTFKALVGLSLSNAIVLRQLVGET from the exons TACTTGTAACacgtattttaatttatttaaaccgtATTAAATTTTGGGACAAGAGTTCTTTcgaaatatcatttaaaaaactatcaaatatttgttttaatattagtTTGATTACTCTAAGCTTCTTTCTGATACTGTCAATAGCTGTCGACATTAAAAACAGTCATGACTTATCAAGCTTCGCTAAATTGGATCCACTTTGCTTTCATTTAATTGGATTTTCCAAGTGGATCACCGGGTTGTTTCATTTAAATGAGATCAAGGACTTAGTTTTGAGAATGAAACGCTGTCATAAGCTTTGTTTGAATTATAATGAAAGTGAAATGG ACTATCAGCattataatacaaaaataataaaatttaacaactaCATGAAGAAATTTACATACTTATGGCTGCTTATTTGCGTCGGAGGAATGATCCAGTGGTGTTTCAATCCAATAATCCAAGATTTTCTCCTCGAATTTTTTTGCGAAAAAAAGATCAATTCTAGCAGCTCAAGAACTTTGCCATTTCCGGGGGCGTTTCCGTGGATAATTGACAGTACTTTGAGGTATATTTTGACATTTACTTTTCAGTTTTTCAGTTCGCTTTCAACCGCTTTTGAATTGGCGGTTTTTGACGTGCTGAATGTCATTCTTTTGGCGAACGTCTGCTTTAACTTCCAAcatttgaatgaaattttgGCGAAAAATCACGCGGATATCATGATCGTGAG ATTTTCTAGCAGCGACAAATCGCATTTGAAGTTAAAAACAAAGCTGAAAAATTGCATTCTACACCACCAAGAAGTTTTGAT atttattgcAAAACTAAAAGATGTTTTCAGCTACCCAATGTTCATAGTTTGCTTAGACAGCACAATTGCATTGTGCTTGGTGTCTTTTGAAGCgtcaacaattaaaattaat TCAAGTGTGGAAAGCATCactaaattgataaatatggTGCAATACTGGATAGGTATTGTcactgaattatttatttattgttttctcgCCACGAAAATTGAAGACCTG GGTTTGAAAACAGCGGATGCAATTTATGTGTGCAATTGGGAACAATCTATGGTTAATTATCGCGACAACTTTATAGGAGAACACAGGGATGAAATTTTGGAAATCAACCAGATGGTTAAGTTTAGTATCATGCGTGCTCAAAAGCCTATTATCATCAACGGAGGACTGTTTTACGTTTTGTCTTTGCAAACTTTCAAAGCC ctCGTAGGACTTTCTTTGTCCAATGCAATTGTTCTCCGTCAACTTGTTGGAGAAAcatga